The sequence CGAAAATTTCGCACGCGGTGCGAAAATCAAAGTCGTCGGAGTTGGTGGAGCTGGCGGCAATGCGATTAAACGAATGGTCGAAGCGGGTGTTTGTGGCGTCGAGTTTGTCGCAATCAACACCGATTTACAATCGTTGGAAAAATTGGATGGCTATCGTACCGTGCAAATCGGTGTCGAAACCACCCGCGGTCTCGGTGCCGGTGGCGATGCCGAAGTGGGACGGCTGGCGGCGGAAGAGAATCGCGAAGACATTATGCAGGCACTATCAGGTGCAGATTTAGTGATTACGACCTTCGGCGGTGGTGGTGGTACAGGTTCGGGTAGCGGGCCGGTAGTAGTCGATATCGCCCGCGAACTCGGTGCCTTGACGGTAGCGATTGTAACACGCCCTTTCCAATTCGAGCGGGCGCAGCGAATGCAGCGAGCAGAAGATGGGATTCGTCAACTTCGCGGCGTCACCGATACCTTAATCGTGATTCCCAATCAAAAACTCGTCGACATTTCCCTTGATGTAAAGTTAACCGAAGCATTCCAACGTGCCGATTCTATTTTAGTCCAAGCGACTAAAGGGATCAGCGAATTACTTACCACTGCCGGGGAAATCAACCTCGACTTCAACGACTTGAGTACAGTGATGAAGGGTGGTGGTGATGCACTGCTCGGTTTCGGTACTGCATCGGGAGAAGACCGGGCATTGAATGCCGCAACGCA is a genomic window of bacterium containing:
- the ftsZ gene encoding cell division protein FtsZ; its protein translation is MGKMRFSLVENFARGAKIKVVGVGGAGGNAIKRMVEAGVCGVEFVAINTDLQSLEKLDGYRTVQIGVETTRGLGAGGDAEVGRLAAEENREDIMQALSGADLVITTFGGGGGTGSGSGPVVVDIARELGALTVAIVTRPFQFERAQRMQRAEDGIRQLRGVTDTLIVIPNQKLVDISLDVKLTEAFQRADSILVQATKGISELLTTAGEINLDFNDLSTVMKGGGDALLGFGTASGEDRALNAATQAISSPFLEDIDVAGARSILINVSASRDITLREFDTAVKVITDKTGNESNVIAGMAYNDDITDELRVTLIATGLRQDLRAQPKQESFTLQNSFTGNSFSNGATNGFSNGNGKTNGDTFRTVPVMPVAAPALDASLRSNGNSFSVPAILRRNRS